A portion of the Aquicoccus sp. G2-2 genome contains these proteins:
- a CDS encoding metallophosphoesterase family protein, whose product MSETLYAIGDIHGQHDMLLDALTRIEADGGADASVIILGDLEDRGPASAAVIETLISGIEQGRDWTVLMGNHDRLFLNFLETGTITSALTRPGLDWLDERLGGKATLASYGIDPDQSPAALHNAARAAVPDTHRAFLAQRPLYHRRGHYLFVHAGIRPGVALEDQIEDDLLWIRAPFLEYEQPFDYLVVHGHTAQDLPRHYGNRINLDSGAGYDRPLTAAALEGSSAFVLTGNGRIPLSP is encoded by the coding sequence ATGTCAGAGACCCTCTACGCCATCGGCGACATTCACGGCCAGCACGACATGCTGCTTGATGCCCTCACCCGGATCGAAGCGGATGGTGGTGCGGACGCGTCGGTTATTATCCTCGGCGATCTCGAAGACCGCGGTCCAGCCAGCGCCGCCGTGATCGAGACGCTGATTTCCGGCATCGAACAGGGCCGTGACTGGACCGTGCTGATGGGCAATCACGACCGGCTCTTTCTCAATTTTCTTGAGACCGGCACCATCACCAGCGCGCTCACGCGCCCCGGCCTCGATTGGCTTGATGAGCGCCTCGGCGGCAAGGCCACCCTCGCCTCCTATGGCATCGACCCCGACCAATCGCCCGCCGCCCTGCACAACGCCGCGCGCGCCGCCGTGCCCGATACCCACCGCGCTTTTCTCGCGCAGCGCCCGCTTTATCATCGGCGCGGGCATTATCTTTTCGTGCATGCCGGCATCCGCCCCGGCGTGGCGCTCGAAGACCAGATCGAAGATGATCTTCTGTGGATTCGCGCACCCTTTCTCGAATACGAACAGCCGTTCGATTATCTGGTCGTCCATGGTCACACGGCGCAGGATTTGCCGCGCCACTACGGCAACCGTATCAATCTCGACAGCGGTGCAGGCTATGACCGCCCGCTAACCGCCGCTGCCCTCGAAGGGTCATCCGCCTTCGTGCTCACCGGCAACGGCCGCATCCCGCTCTCCCCGTAA